In Bacteroidales bacterium, the DNA window TTGTCCAGAAGTCCGAACGACGGAAGCCTGATCATGCAGGAAAAAGTTCAGGCATCTCCTGCAACATACAATAAATCAACCGATCAATACAGAAAATACCATTTTGAAGCAACCCTTAATTACAATAAAGTATTTGGTCAGGATCACAGGGTTACAGGCCTGGTGTTTTATTCGCTCAATGACAGGAAAAAAACAAAGGACGCCGGCAATAGTATGAGTGCGATTCCCATCCGGTACCAGGGAGTTTCAAGCAGATTGACCTACAGTTATAAAGATACCTATATGCTGGATGTTAATTTCGGGATTACCGGATCGGAGAATTTCCAACCCGGCAAGCAGTACGGCTTTTTCCCTTCTATAGCTTTAGGTTGGATTCCAACAGGTTATGACATGGTTAAAAAATCTCTCCCATGGCTTAACTTCTTTAAAATCAGGGGATCCTACGGCGCTGTCGGAAATGACCGTATTACGGATAAACGTTTCCCGTACCTGACAATGGTAAGTAAAGGTGATATAAATATATGGGGTGGTAAACTGATAGAAACAGTTAACGAAACAGTGGTTGGAGCGGATAACCTGAAATGGGAAAAGGCCGTTAAGGCCGATATTGGGATTGAAGGCCGTTTGTTCCGGGATCGTCTTTCTTTTGTTGTAGACATATTCAATGACCAGCGTGACGGTATTTTTCGACAAAGGATACAAATACCTGATTATGTGGGTGTTATTACAATGCCATACGGAAACATAGGTAAAATGCGGAGTTACGGAGCTGACGGAAATATAAGTTACACCCAGGATTTGAACCAGAACATGAGTTTTACCGTCAGGGGTAATTTTACCTATTCAAAAAATATTGTCCAGAACTGGGAACAGTTATATGTGAAATATCCTTATCTGGAGTACAATGATTACCCGAGTGATGCCATACGTGGGTATCAGGCCCTTGGTTTTTTCAAGGATGAGAATGATGTAAAGTATAGTCCGAGCCAGGAAAAACTAGGTTCCGGACAAATGCCGGGCGATATCAAGTACAAGGATGTTAATGGAGACGGCAAGATAGATGAAGATGACCAGGTCCCTTTATCTTATAATACTTATCCCCGTCTGATGTATGGAATGGGGGGTGAATTCCGGTATAAGAACCTTACCATAGGTATTTTGTTTAAAGGTACCGGTAAGACAGATTTTTTTCACGTAGGACAGTCTGTAACACAAAGTGGAACTACATATAAAAATGGTATGGGGTATGTCCCTTTTCATGAAGGAACAACAGGTAATGTTCTTACCAAGGCAAATGATCCTGCCAACAGATGGATTCCCAGGGATTATGCTATCGCAAATGGTATAGATCCTGCTCTTGCAGAAAATCCTAATGCTAAATTCCCCCGGTTACAATATGGGCATAACAGTAATAATTCCCAACTATCCGACTTCTGGAAAAACAATGCCCGCTACTTAAGGTTACAGGAAGTCACCATCAATTATAACCTGAGGGCTGATTTTTTACGTAAAATAAGGATACAGTCTGTTGACCTTCAACTGGTAGGTAGTAACTTATATGTTTGGGATAAAGTAAAAATATTTGATCCGGAACAAGCCCAGTTTAACGGACGTGTTTATCCTATCCCTGCTGTTTATACCTTGCAGTTATATATCAATATATAATAAAATAGTAGTATGAAAAATTGTATAAAAACGCTCATTATATTTTCTTTTTTCCTGGGATTATTTGGATCCTGTAAGGATTTTTTGAATGTAGACGATTACTTTGATGATGAATTGAAACTGGATTCGATTTTTCAGAGGAAACGATATATCGAAGCATATATGTGGGGCGCCTTAACATCGTTCACAGATGAGGGGCAGATATTCAGTACCGGAAGCCAGGATACGCCCGGACCACTTGCCACAGATGAGGCTTTTT includes these proteins:
- a CDS encoding TonB-dependent receptor, translating into MKKNIILVLLLFFCFTLSAQQRETFAMEGVVYDETGETLTGVTVYIKDRVGVGTTSNVEGKFSIRAARGDLIVFSFVGYNNVEYLVLDEKKDLRIQFTDAAQELEEVVVVGMGSQRKISSVAAVSTIDVKELQTPVASVANLLGGKVAGVISMQTSGEPGKNIAEFWVRGIGTFGYNSGALVLIDGLEGDLNSIDPADIESFSILKDASATAVYGVRGANGVVLITTKRGEAGKLSITARANFSLSHLRRLPEYLRAYDYAKLVNEAMEVRGDSRVYGDLEMALIKDNMDPDMYPDVSWQDEILNKNSFEQTYYVSARGGGDVARYFLSLGATNETAAYKQDKSSIYSSNVGYNTYNYRINVDLNVTKSTSLYLGSDGYLSIRNEPGMANTDNIWKAQSQLNPLLFPTRYSNGLLPAAGADDLSSPYVMINHTGKSSTQQYKGRVTIALDQDLSMLLDGLSVRVQGAYDLHSDFYERRHIQPALYQALSRSPNDGSLIMQEKVQASPATYNKSTDQYRKYHFEATLNYNKVFGQDHRVTGLVFYSLNDRKKTKDAGNSMSAIPIRYQGVSSRLTYSYKDTYMLDVNFGITGSENFQPGKQYGFFPSIALGWIPTGYDMVKKSLPWLNFFKIRGSYGAVGNDRITDKRFPYLTMVSKGDINIWGGKLIETVNETVVGADNLKWEKAVKADIGIEGRLFRDRLSFVVDIFNDQRDGIFRQRIQIPDYVGVITMPYGNIGKMRSYGADGNISYTQDLNQNMSFTVRGNFTYSKNIVQNWEQLYVKYPYLEYNDYPSDAIRGYQALGFFKDENDVKYSPSQEKLGSGQMPGDIKYKDVNGDGKIDEDDQVPLSYNTYPRLMYGMGGEFRYKNLTIGILFKGTGKTDFFHVGQSVTQSGTTYKNGMGYVPFHEGTTGNVLTKANDPANRWIPRDYAIANGIDPALAENPNAKFPRLQYGHNSNNSQLSDFWKNNARYLRLQEVTINYNLRADFLRKIRIQSVDLQLVGSNLYVWDKVKIFDPEQAQFNGRVYPIPAVYTLQLYINI